A DNA window from Penaeus vannamei isolate JL-2024 chromosome 5, ASM4276789v1, whole genome shotgun sequence contains the following coding sequences:
- the LOC113807708 gene encoding WAS/WASL-interacting protein family member 1 produces the protein MFPPRFADAPRGPFQHRHPFPLHMRRRGFPLRGMQRGLPLPRPVVPPHSAPGLRHHFPPLRCPLGSGARSHGFPEFVPFLAFGRFPPSHPHDHNAPFGGCPPPPPCGRYPPPPPPPPPCGRYPPPPPPHHQDVHLVDCPPPPPPPPPHHRVGSFGRHPPPHPPSPPRQDGEEPCLDFEDPLEQPGDRKEPSAGEEKNQEHEAGCSAASSDLWAAVGVGSWTAEVEVGPFLAGEIQVNSMRRLGVEVHAAHYHGDALVASIVQVLPPPPSGGPFVVSHAVSLHGSVLLTAWADAGVPEPDVVQTDGDGTAAEAGGNKDDPDDDGRQEKIVDSISEIEIA, from the coding sequence ATGTTTCCTCCGAGGTTCGCCGATGCCCCGCGGGGGCCGTTCCAGCACCGCCATCCATTCCCGCTGCACATGAGGCGTCGAGGCTTCCCACTGAGGGGAATGCAGCGCGGGCTGCCATTGCCCCGACCTGTGGTTCCTCCCCATTCTGCGCCTGGACTGCGCCACCATTTTCCCCCTTTGAGGTGTCCTCTCGGCAGCGGCGCCAGGAGCCATGGCTTTCCAGAATTTGTTCCTTTCTTAGCTTTTGGAAGGTTTCCTCCATCACATCCTCACGACCATAACGCTCCATTTGGAGGctgtcctcctccaccaccatgtGGAaggtaccctcctccccctcctcctccgccaccatgTGGAaggtaccctcctccccctcctcctcaccaccaagACGTTCACCTTGTGGActgcccacctcctcctccacctcctcctcctcaccaccgaGTCGGGTCCTTCGGAAggcatcctcctccccatcctccatcgcCCCCACGACAGGATGGCGAAGAGCCTTGTTTGGACTTTGAGGATCCCTTGGAGCAGCCTGGGGACCGCAAAGAACCGTCCGCCGGGGAAGAGAAGAACCAGGAACACGAGGCAGGATGTTCAGCCGCCAGTTCCGATCTCTGGGCGGCCGTTGGGGTCGGATCATGGACAGCCGAGGTCGAAGTCGGACCCTTTTTGGCCGGGGAGATACAGGTGAACAGCATGAGACGTCTTGGGGTAGAGGTCCACGCTGCGCATTACCACGGGGACGCGCTCGTCGCCTCCATAGTGCAAGTGCTGCCTCCGCCGCCGTCTGGCGGGCCTTTCGTGGTGTCTCATGCCGTGTCCCTACATGGCTCCGTTCTCCTGACCGCCTGGGCCGACGCCGGTGTTCCTGAACCCGATGTCGTCCAGACCGACGGCGACGGGACCGCGGCCGAGGCTGGCGGTAACAAAGACGACCCAGATGACGATGGTAGACAAGAGAAGATCGTCGATAGCATTTCAGAAATCGAGATTGCCTGA